CCCCACCTTCAGTCGAGATCTTGGACAGTTGCCGTTCATCGAGTTCATCGAGAACGGCAACTGTCCAAGTCGCCCGGTCTCTTCGGGACGCCGTGCAGGCGCAAAGAGGGCATGCGGTCTGCCGCGCGGTCGGCTCGGCCCGCGTGGACCACGAAGCCCGCAAGGGCAAGGCCCGTCGGATCACGCTCCCAAGATCTGCACAGTTTCAGGGATACTGCTGCCTCAACTCCGGCCGAGGCAGCAGTATCAGGGAAGTTGCGCGGATCATGAACCCGGGCCGGGACCTTTGTCACCGGTGCGCTGTGGTGGGGTTCCCTCTACCAGTCAGATCTCGCTTCCGCATCTCAAGCGATGGGACCGTCGACAACCGTCAGAGCCGCGAACAGCGTGCCATCTGTCCGCGGGCGCTAGTACGGCAGCCGCCGTTCGGGACTATGGCTGGTGTTCGAGGTTGAGGCGTCGGGTGTAGTGGGCTTGGCGGGCTCGGGCTTGATGGCGGCGGCGCCAGTCTGACCAGCGCAGACGGTGGGTGAGGTCGCGGATCGGGCGGAGTACGAGGGTGTTGATCAGTCGGCGGGTCTCGTTGACGGTCAGCTTGATCAGCCCTGTGTCGGTGGAGTCGTCGTCGGCGTCGGCGGCGCAGATCGCCAGGACGGCGAGGGCGGCCAGGGCGAGGGTGGTGAAGCGGTGCCAGGAGTCCCAGCGGCGGACCTGGTGCTGGTCGAGGCCGACCTGGCCCTTGGCGGCCTGGAAGCTTTCCTCGACCGTCCAGCGGATGCCCGCGACCCGCACGAGTCGGGCAAGGGTGGCTTGTTGCGGGGTCCAGCAGCGGTAGAAGGCCAGCTCGCCGGTGGTGGTGTTGCGGCGGATCAGGAGGCTGTGGTGGCCGCCGTCGTCGGGGTCGGCATCGGTGCAGACGTCGTTGAGCCAGGCCCAGTCGTAGAAACGCGGGCCCTTGGATCCGGCGCCTGCGCTGCGGCGCTGCCACGCCGAGGCCGGTAGGTCGACGGCGACCCGATCAGCCCGCACCCGGGTCTTGCCACCGTCGAGAGGGACCAGGTGGCTGCGGGACACGGCCAGGACATAGCCCAGGCGGTGTTCGCGCAGGTGAGTGCGGAAGACGCTGCTGTTGCCGTAGGCCTCGTCCGCAGCCGCCCACCCGACGGGAACGCCGGCGTCGACCGCAGCGGTGATCATGTCGGCGGCCAGCTCGGACTTCGTGGCGAAGGCAACCTCGTCGGGAACCCCAGCGGCCTGGCATCTGTCCCGGTCATCGGTCCACGACACCGGCAGGTAGACCCGGCGGTCGATCAGCGTGTGCCCATGCCGGCTGGCATAGCCGCAGAACACCCCTACCTGCGCGTTCTCGATCCTGCCGGCAGTGCCGGTGTACTGGCGTTGCACCCCGACCGAATGCGTGCCCTTCTTCAGGTCCCCGGTCTCGTCGACAACCAGCACGCCGTCCGAGTCACCGAACCGGGCCACGACCACGTCGCGCAGATCGTCGCGGACAGCGTCGGCGTCCCACACCGCCCGATACAACAACCTCTGCATCGCGTCCGGCCGGGCATGCCCGGCCCGCTCCGCCAACTGCCAGCACGTCTTGACCTCAATGTCGGCCAGCAGCCCACTCACGAACGCCGTAGCCGTGCGCCGCGGCTCGACCCGCCCGAACCGTCCCGCGAACGCATCACACACCCCGGCCAGAACCTGCCGCCACCGGGCAGGGTTTACGCTGTGGCACGCGGCCACCGCCAGATCTGAAGTTATGTCCACAGCAGACAGACGATCACGCGGTGGCCGCACCTCGCCTACCAGGCCCCACCAGCGACATCTCAAACGGCGGCTGCCGTACTAGGCGGCGAGGCCGAGCATTTCGCCGGCTCGCACGTTGAATCGTTGGACCTCGTGGAGATTGCCGTACGGCTTCATGCGCCGTTGCAGGTCGCGTACGGTCTCGACGGCCCGTGACGAGTTGACCGAGGCGGCCAGGGCCACGACGCGCGCTGCTCGCGAGGCGGCAGCTTCGACGTTGGCCCGTTCGAGATCGGCGATCGACAGCGCAGCCTCGCTGAGAGCACCACGCCG
This is a stretch of genomic DNA from Micromonospora sp. WMMD1082. It encodes these proteins:
- a CDS encoding IS701 family transposase produces the protein MAGVCDAFAGRFGRVEPRRTATAFVSGLLADIEVKTCWQLAERAGHARPDAMQRLLYRAVWDADAVRDDLRDVVVARFGDSDGVLVVDETGDLKKGTHSVGVQRQYTGTAGRIENAQVGVFCGYASRHGHTLIDRRVYLPVSWTDDRDRCQAAGVPDEVAFATKSELAADMITAAVDAGVPVGWAAADEAYGNSSVFRTHLREHRLGYVLAVSRSHLVPLDGGKTRVRADRVAVDLPASAWQRRSAGAGSKGPRFYDWAWLNDVCTDADPDDGGHHSLLIRRNTTTGELAFYRCWTPQQATLARLVRVAGIRWTVEESFQAAKGQVGLDQHQVRRWDSWHRFTTLALAALAVLAICAADADDDSTDTGLIKLTVNETRRLINTLVLRPIRDLTHRLRWSDWRRRHQARARQAHYTRRLNLEHQP